The Salvelinus namaycush isolate Seneca chromosome 26, SaNama_1.0, whole genome shotgun sequence genomic sequence TGATTTCATTGTTGTCAGTACAGTTTATGAATGATCTAATCTCTCCCCTAGATGAAGCGTGTGTACAACAGGGAGTGGAGTACATTCCAGCCAGCCTCCGACAGAAGAAGCCCAGAGATAGAGATGGTGAGAGGGGACGCAACACCCATCGGGGGAATACCCAGCGGGGGAATGTAGCGTGGGCTCCTGACTCCAGCGACGAGGGTGGCAGCGACTCCGAGGACAGCATGAGTGACCTGTACCCATGTTAGTACCTCAGTCATTTAATGTGTAAAACAGTCAATGGTGACAATGTCTGCTGTGGACGAGCAATAACCTGATATGTGGATTCGAGTTCATTTTGATTTATTTGATTAATTTCCCTTCCTTTCTGGAAGGAGAAAACTGATGTCTGGCTTTTTCTTTCCCTACAGCCTCTTTATTTTCTCTGCAAAAAGAGACTGAGGAGGATATGGAGGCGGAAAAAGAGGATGACTTTAAAACGGATGACGATGAGGAGATGGAAGTTGATAAACAGGCGCCACAGAAACGCAAAAAGGTCAGACGGCTTAACTCTCACAGCACTGTCTTTACACCAATAGTGTTGCGCGGTCTTCCACACAAACAGGTCTGACTATGTGGTTTTTGAATTACTGAAATTAGTAACACAGCTCTCTTTGTATTCTCAACAGGTTCAGTCTGGTGGATTCCAGAAGAAATTCAAGAATCATAACTTGAAAAGAAAAGGTTTAAAGACCAATGtgaaagtaaaaaatgtaaaataaaggtGAATATAAAACGTTTCTCTATTCGTACTTTGAATTTGTCGAATCCTGTCGAGTGTTGATAAGTAGATGCAAACATGGTTAAACGCTACTTCTAACAGCTAATCAACGATTTGTAGGTCCTATTTCGAGCAAGAGTTGACAGATCAACACTATCTGTAATGTTCCACACACAAGCATTTTCCAGTCATAACATGGATTCTGCTAATGTCCAGAAGTAAATGTAGTCCTGTTTATAATCTCAACTACAGCATTTCATCTTCATCATATAGCTCCAATTATGAAAATGTCCCAACCGTACTAGAGTATTCATTCAGTATCAATAGAAGAGATTATGGAAAAGTTTGATACAGTAACTGCCAGCTAAGGTATTTAAAGactgggttgtattcattccgccgattctgttgcaaaacgtttcttaaacaaaAGCAAATGAAACGGTGAGGGACTTAACAGGGGTCTATTCATTCCGCTGATTCTGTTGCAAAATCTAAGCAAACAAAACAGGGAGGGCATTACCTGAACTTGTCTAATAGaaagtccaaacagttgcaaatcTGTCTCTGGACAGATGCCGTGGTACACCCAAATACAAGGAGGCTGAACACGCCTCTTACGGCATGTCAATGGCAAGCGGTTCCAAAACCTGAAGAAGAAATGTCAGTACTTTTCGCCACCCAAAATGTCCTTCCTCCTACCTACACTCAAATGTTGATTAGGCCTCTACTGCCATTCAGTCCAATTAAACTGGTTTGGATAtctccctgaccaatatggctgcTATTTTCAAcccattctggaactttgaggATTTATGACATAGCCCCCTCTATGCGTTCTCAATCAATCAGGGCTGTAATCATTCGTCCAAACTGTTGCAAAGCATTCGGTTGCACAACAGAATCAGCTGAATAAGTACACCCCTGAAATTGTCGAAAATAAACTTTTTAAACTGAAATGAGTTtattttggacaaattcagggctgtggattgactgcataGTTTGAATAGAATATTGGCAGTTAATTTTAATGTATGGAATAATTCCTCTAAAACTGTCtggctaacaaacatacagtgcagataCATTCAAATGCATTCTTTTACActatcttatcacagcactggcaggttgaccaactccctgaccaaatgGCTGATCTTTATACCATCAGGTTCATGTGCATTCTAGTGTTTTGACTAATTCTACAGGAGACCGTGCAATCGTGGGATCTGGTTGTTACAAGATCTTTGCTCTTTAGCTTCTGTCGCACAGAGTACGACGTAGGAGCAACTCTGCAGGACATATCTACACATTTCCTGTATCTTTGCAGATCATAATTTCGAATAAACAACAAAGCAAACCTTATCAGATTCGATTGGGGTAGGAGTGCGTGCATTTTTCTTCCATATATGGTCTCCAATATGCATAGCTACGTTTTCAATGTATGTTTGTTTACCTTCTAGGTAGCTTGCCTGGCTGGTCGCCGCAACATCAACAAACAAATGGATGAAGGACAACACAAAGACAGTTTAATGCAAATTGTATTCGCATACTGCCGAGTCTACTTTTTAAGTGATGTTTATGAGATATATATGTATAAAAAAAAGTTGTAAGTATTCTGCCATTTTCGAATAAAATCTTTAATTATTTTGCTTTTCGGCGATGGACTAGCTCTCGTAGCCAGCAGTAGTttatgatagctagctagctactgaccAAGCTAGTCagctaaacataaaaaaatatatgcacAATTATGATGAACGTTGATGACCTATGTTGGGCTCATATGGCAATTTTATTGTTACAGGGGAGCCAACAATATCTCCTAAACTGAGAACATTGGCAGGAGGCATCTTGGGTCCTTGCTCTCAACAGTTGTTAGCCATGATAACTTCATCCCCAAGGTTCACGTGGTGTGACTGTCGCAAACACAAGATTCATGTCAAAGACACCAATGAGCTGTGCCTGCAATGTCTGGGCATCCAACATGCCAAGGAGGCTGTTCTGGAGTATGGGAAATGCCCCCAGTGTGCCAAGATGGACTGGAGCAACTGCATCAACCGCCTCACCAAAGTTCAGGAGATAATGCACCATGAGAGCCAGCAGAGGAAGCATGAGGCAGCACTGTCTGAAGTTAAGCTCAAGTCTGAGACCACCTCAGCTCCCATCAAGGAACCAAAACTGGAGGAAGACCCAGTCCCCATTCTGCCTCCACCTCGGCCCTCTACTACCACACCTGTCTATTCGTCCACCATGCCAGTGTTGTTCACCATCCTCTCCCCGCACCCAGCGCAGACAGGGCCCAATTCCAGCATCCCAAAAGACACTTTCCTCTCACAACTTGCTATTCAGCAGTCAGCTGACCACCCCATCCATGAGCCAATCAGGTTCCCACATGCTGACTTCCAGGGTTCGGCAAACAACACCATTTCTCAAAATGCCGCTCGCACTGCACCAAGCACTTCAAACGGAGCCGTGGTAGCCTCCGGCGGAGACGCTCTCCATcttcctcgtcttcctcctcctactgacttcTGCTCCTCTGGAAAGTGGAGGAGGTCTCAGAGAGAGTCGCGGCAGGCTGTCCGGTCAGAGAGGAGACACAGGGAGCAGGTGGAGATGGTTCAACAGAGACTAGAGGCCCAGCAACAGGCCACCCAGCTACAGTGGGCAGTTCTGGAGAAGTGCATTGAGGCTCTGGAGAGGAAAGGTGCAGAAGCTGTTGTGTCATTCCCCACTTCAGCCCAAACTACACATCTTCATGCCTCCATCCCTCAGGCATCCACCTTGTCTCAGGAAAGCGAGCAGAGAGACTTATCTCCCATACCATTGTGAAGCAGGAAGAGGAGCCCTCCTCCATCTCATCTGCCTTGAGACCTTTCAGGGATGTGGAAGGGGAGGATGCCTCTCCGTCAACTGATGGTCCTATCTCCAAACAGGACTTACTGGCAGCTAAGGAGCTTCAGAGCCTCATAGCACGAGCCGCCAAGTATCTTGGCATAGACTTCACCAACCAGCTCTAGCCCACCAGACTCTACCATGGTTCCAGAGTTTGAGGACCTGGTTCAGTGCTCTTGGCCAAACCCTGCCAGCTTGAAGCCGTACAGGGAGCTGTTCTCCAAGATGTACAGGCTTCACAACTGCCAGTCTCCAGCCTACAACCAGATGCCTCAGGTCAACTGCTTTATGTCGGCCATCTTCCAGGCGATGAAGCCCACAGAGAACAAGGAGGCGCCGGTCCTGGCTGAGCGATTGCGTTTCACTGAGACTCTAGTAGAGAAGATGTACCAGACTGCTAGCATGTTTGCCAAGACGGCCAACTACCTGCGCTACCTATCCGActaccagaggaggctgctgcTGGAGATCACTGAGGATCGTTCAGCACAGAGTTATGTGGCGATCCTCAATGAGCTGAAGATCATTGGCCAGTTCACGCTTCAGCTGTCCTCCCACCTAGGCTGAACTGTCTGGAAGGGTCATGGCTTCTTCTGTAGCCATCCGAAGACCGGTCTGGATGGCCAAGACCAACTACACAGACTCTGAAAGCCACTGTGGCTGACCTTCCATTTGTGTCAGTCACACCTATGGGGTCAGCTCAGCTTCAGGCCCTAGCGCGACTGGAATGATGTGCAAACAGGAACCGTCGTAATGGCTACTTGTTGCAGGTGTAAAAAGTGTGAGAAGTATTTACTTTTACCTGTACTAAATGGGTTGAGACCACTAAATTATTCACTTGTAGATATGCAAATATTCTCTATAGTCTTATTGGACAGTTTTTTATTTAACcgggcaaatcagttaagaacaaatacttatttacaatgacagcctaccccggattacactgggccaattctgcgctgccctatgggactcccaatctaaaccagatgtgatgcagcctggatttgaaccagggactgcagtgacgcctcttgcactgagatgccgtGCCTTAAACCGCTGTGTCACTCGGACATGAACAGTTCAATGAACTTTGATAGTGTTTACTTTATCAAGGAATTTTGCAACTGTTGAACAAAGGCAGTGTAGTGTCTGTCTCTACTGCATTGACTGCCTGtttggtaaataaaaaataaaaactttttCTGAGATTATGTTGAAAAGTATGCTAATTTTTCAATATGGGATTTAAGATAACATGCATTATTTTTCTGTCCACTTACTACCTCACTCTTCTCCAGAAATTCTGTCATTAAACAGTATAATAAAAGTACCCCAATATTCAAAATAGTCCATATTTAGTAGCTAACTATAGAATAGTAAAATGTGATCTTATACTCAGAGTATGAAAATAAAAAGCAGTCTGTAACATGCCAGTATTGAGTCACATTGAAGATGCTGCATGATACACTACAGTAGGCCATCTTGTCTAATGTCAATTAGGAATGGTCTCAGCTAATTGTGCCAACTTGTGTTTACATGACGCAAACATGGTATAACGACGAACCCCCTGGATTAGTGTACGTGGCACACAGCAGTCGGTAGAGCAGCTACGGGGGCTATCGTAGCAACGTGAAGCATTGTGGGGCAGAGGCGGCCTTCTCTTTATTGAGACCGGCAAGACTTGCTGAAGTAAATATCGGAGGCAGCAGACTTCTGTATTAGTTAATTAATAGTTTCTTGACTTATTACACTAAGCCTCAGTTTCTTTAGACATGGGGCAGGAGGAGCTTATGAGTCGAGCCGAAGATGTGGCGGACCAGGTAGCTAACTTCGTTGTTTCACAGGCTAAAGttagttgttagctagctaatggctTGCTAGCTAGGTTGCTAACTTTTCAGACCGATTCAGAGGAACAGCGGGTtctagctaggtagccacagcTGCCTGAGTGGGTTATTCATTTAtatcttgttagctagctaatattactTGCGCAATTAGCTAGCTACACGCATTATTTGCTAGATAACGTTAGGTAGACAAAGCTTGCCAACTATCAAACGCGTTAGGTAGCATGATGTAGGTAACTAATAACTGCAGCAGAATACAACTGCACATATTATTACAGTGCTTTCCCTAGTTACTTGTATTTAGGTAGCTCACATGCAAGCTACCTAGCCAGTGAACTTGGAAGCAATGATTCATAATTCCCGGTTAACTAGTTAATGATGCAACTCTGGCCACACAGTCGCTTAGAATTCTCAACTTCACGATATGTAGCTAGCTGACGTTACCGTACTACTAAACATCTCATTCTCAATGGAGTTGTGGCGATGAGTTTTGGTGGAGTTAAGAATTCTCAGCTAGCCAAACGGGTAACACACTATAGTTGACTGTCTATGCAAATTCACCCtcccacagagacaacacactcAACTTTTATAATGAAGAGTGTGTAAGAACACAATAGAAGAGTGTTGTGTAATGTACAAGACAGAGGCAGAAAATGTTAACAAATTATTGTATGCCCCTTTGGTAAGTCTAGTTTTTTGCCCTGTGGATGAAATTGCAAGCCCCTTGGAATTCTGATCTTTAAGGGGACCGTGTCAAGAGCCATAGTTCAGGTTACAGAGCTGTTACACAGGTTGAAGATTGGACTGGAAGTCAAATGAATACAACACTATCGTGCTGTATTTCAGTCGATAGGAAGTCACAATATTTCCTCTCCTTCTATAGCCTACCACTATCCATGTGAACTTTTCTGTTTGCCCAGTTTACATACTCTCCTGACAGACATTAAGTAAAGgtgtaatataggcctgctacTTTATTCAAACACTGTTTTGAATAATCCCCAGCTGATACCAAATATTTAGTTCACCCCATTGACATTTTAGCATTGCTGTAAAATAGCATAGTCTGGAAATTTCACCTCTTAAATTGTTGTGCCATGAAACATGTCTTAGGATAGGCCTGTCCTATATTTTAAAGGCACATTTTAACAAGACAGTGCTGAAAATTCCTCACTAATAAGCTGTAAGCAAACAGTTCTGAACTAATGAAGGCTACTCGACTAGGCTT encodes the following:
- the LOC120021205 gene encoding surfeit locus protein 2-like isoform X2, yielding MDLPADIKAFLMNHPFLEFTDDGKKIKCTLNGHDCPCNLTELQNFTKGKKYQKLSSTAEFNYGQYEPHVVPSSKQPNHLFCKLTLRHINRLPHQVLRHVNGKRFQKAKKKYEACVQQGVEYIPASLRQKKPRDRDGERGRNTHRGNTQRGNVAWAPDSSDEGGSDSEDSMSDLYPSSLFSLQKETEEDMEAEKEDDFKTDDDEEMEVDKQAPQKRKKVQSGGFQKKFKNHNLKRKGLKTNVKVKNVK
- the LOC120021205 gene encoding uncharacterized protein LOC120021205 isoform X1; the encoded protein is MFMRYICIKKSWEPTISPKLRTLAGGILGPCSQQLLAMITSSPRFTWCDCRKHKIHVKDTNELCLQCLGIQHAKEAVLEYGKCPQCAKMDWSNCINRLTKVQEIMHHESQQRKHEAALSEVKLKSETTSAPIKEPKLEEDPVPILPPPRPSTTTPVYSSTMPVLFTILSPHPAQTGPNSSIPKDTFLSQLAIQQSADHPIHEPIRFPHADFQGSANNTISQNAARTAPSTSNGAVVASGGDALHLPRLPPPTDFCSSGKWRRSQRESRQAVRSERRHREQVEMVQQRLEAQQQATQLQWAVLEKCIEALERKGAEAVVSFPTSAQTTHLHASIPQASTLSQESEQRDLSPIPL